The following proteins come from a genomic window of Spongiibacter tropicus DSM 19543:
- a CDS encoding type I glyceraldehyde-3-phosphate dehydrogenase, whose product MIRLAINGYGRIGRCVLRALYESPLREQLRIVAINEPADLDTIAHLTRYDSTHGRFVGTVEKGVDSLHINGDEIVVTHHSSLRELDWSRHNIDVVLECSGQFLSHRELEMHLENGARHVLLSNPGEASIPTYVYGLNHESLDSEQRIVSNASCTTNGIAPVIDVLHRAFGVRSGCITTIHSAMNDQPVLDAYHNTDLRKTRAAGMSMIPIDTGLAAGIGRILPELDGRFAARAVRIPTHNVSAMEMSVTLQSRVSAADINAALQMAARGRLRKVLGITEEPLASCDFNHDPRSGIVDAGQTRVADELASVLTWFDNEWGYSNRMLDMVVHWLH is encoded by the coding sequence ATGATCCGACTGGCGATCAATGGTTATGGCCGTATTGGCCGCTGTGTACTGCGGGCGCTCTATGAGTCGCCCCTGCGAGAGCAGTTGCGCATTGTTGCCATTAACGAGCCTGCTGACCTGGACACCATCGCCCACCTGACCCGTTATGACAGCACTCACGGGCGCTTTGTCGGTACGGTGGAAAAGGGCGTTGATAGCCTGCATATCAATGGCGATGAAATTGTGGTTACCCACCACAGTTCGCTGCGCGAACTGGACTGGAGTCGTCACAATATCGATGTGGTGCTTGAGTGCAGCGGGCAGTTCCTGAGTCATCGCGAGCTGGAGATGCATCTGGAAAACGGCGCCCGTCATGTGCTGCTGTCCAACCCCGGCGAGGCCAGTATTCCCACTTATGTTTACGGTCTGAATCACGAGTCACTGGACAGCGAGCAGCGCATCGTTTCCAACGCCTCCTGTACGACCAACGGCATCGCGCCGGTCATTGATGTTTTGCACCGCGCTTTTGGTGTGCGTTCGGGGTGTATCACCACGATTCATTCCGCGATGAATGACCAGCCCGTACTCGATGCCTATCACAACACGGATCTGCGCAAGACGCGGGCGGCGGGTATGTCCATGATCCCCATCGATACCGGTCTGGCGGCGGGCATCGGCCGTATTCTGCCCGAGCTGGATGGCCGCTTTGCCGCGCGGGCGGTGCGCATTCCCACCCATAATGTGTCGGCGATGGAGATGAGCGTGACGCTGCAGTCGCGGGTGAGTGCCGCCGATATCAATGCGGCGCTGCAAATGGCGGCGCGGGGGCGGCTGCGCAAGGTGCTGGGCATTACCGAGGAGCCGCTGGCGTCCTGTGATTTTAACCACGATCCGCGCTCGGGGATTGTCGATGCCGGACAGACGCGTGTTGCCGATGAACTGGCCAGCGTCCTGACGTGGTTCGATAACGAGTGGGGCTATTCCAACCGCATGCTCGACATGGTGGTCCACTGGTTGCATTGA
- a CDS encoding phosphoglycerate kinase, whose product MNVLKMRDLDLAGKRLLIREDLNVPIKDGKVSSDARLRAALPTLKLALEQGAKVIVMSHLGRPTEGEFEQQFSMQPVADYLSEALGQSVPVVAEWREGIELENGQLVLLENVRFNPGEKKDDEALAQAYAALCDIFVMDAFGTAHRAQASTHGVAKFAPTACAGPLLAAELENLEKALANPARPMVAIVGGSKVSTKLTVLETLSDKVDQLIVGGGIANTFLAAAGYNVGKSLCEEDLIPQAKALMEKCDIPLPTDVMTSKKFDENEPATLRPVENIGDDDMIFDIGPVSAAVLAEILRDAGTIIWNGPVGVFEFDQFADGTEDIARAIAESDAFSIAGGGDTLAAVDKFGITDKVSYISTGGGAFLEYVEGKELPAVAVLEARANG is encoded by the coding sequence ATGAACGTACTGAAAATGCGCGATCTGGACCTGGCTGGCAAGCGCCTGCTGATCCGCGAAGATCTCAACGTGCCAATCAAGGATGGCAAAGTCAGCTCCGATGCCCGCCTGCGTGCGGCACTGCCCACGCTGAAACTGGCCCTGGAACAGGGCGCCAAAGTGATCGTGATGTCTCACCTTGGACGCCCCACGGAAGGTGAGTTCGAGCAGCAGTTTTCGATGCAGCCAGTGGCGGATTACCTCAGCGAAGCGCTGGGTCAGTCAGTGCCGGTGGTGGCTGAATGGCGCGAGGGTATCGAGCTGGAAAACGGCCAGTTGGTGCTGCTGGAAAACGTGCGTTTTAATCCCGGTGAGAAAAAAGACGACGAGGCGCTGGCACAAGCCTATGCCGCGCTCTGTGATATTTTTGTGATGGATGCCTTCGGTACGGCTCATCGGGCCCAGGCATCGACCCATGGTGTGGCCAAGTTTGCACCCACTGCCTGCGCGGGCCCATTGTTGGCGGCCGAGCTGGAAAATCTCGAAAAAGCCCTGGCAAACCCGGCGCGACCAATGGTGGCGATTGTCGGTGGCTCCAAGGTGTCGACCAAACTGACCGTGCTCGAAACGCTGTCCGACAAAGTCGATCAGCTGATTGTCGGTGGTGGTATTGCCAACACCTTCCTTGCGGCGGCCGGCTATAACGTTGGCAAGTCTCTGTGTGAGGAGGACTTGATCCCTCAGGCCAAGGCGCTGATGGAAAAATGCGATATCCCATTGCCCACAGATGTGATGACCAGCAAGAAATTCGATGAAAATGAGCCGGCGACACTGCGTCCGGTGGAAAACATCGGCGACGACGATATGATCTTCGACATCGGCCCGGTGTCAGCCGCGGTATTGGCAGAGATTCTGCGCGATGCTGGCACCATTATCTGGAACGGTCCGGTCGGCGTGTTTGAATTCGACCAGTTTGCTGACGGTACGGAAGATATTGCCCGTGCGATTGCCGAGTCCGATGCCTTCTCTATTGCAGGCGGCGGCGATACCCTGGCGGCCGTTGATAAATTCGGTATTACCGATAAGGTGTCTTATATCTCTACCGGCGGCGGCGCCTTCCTCGAGTATGTGGAAGGTAAAGAGTTGCCAGCGGTGGCTGTTCTGGAAGCCCGCGCCAACGGCTAA
- the fba gene encoding class II fructose-bisphosphate aldolase (catalyzes the reversible aldol condensation of dihydroxyacetonephosphate and glyceraldehyde 3-phosphate in the Calvin cycle, glycolysis, and/or gluconeogenesis) has protein sequence MALISMRQMLDHAAEFGYGVPAFNVNNLEQTRAIMEAARETNSPVIMQASAGARKYAGAPFLRHMILAAIEEFPEIPVVMHQDHGTSPAVCQRSIQLGFSSVMMDGSLREDGKTPSDYDYNVDVTRTVVDMAHACGVSVEGELGCLGSLETGQAGEEDGVGAEGTLSHDQMLTDPEEAADFVAKTGVDALAIACGTSHGAYKFTRPPTGDILAIDRIKAIHARIPDTHLVMHGSSSVPQDWLAIINEFGGEIPETYGVPVEQIVEGIKYGVRKVNIDTDLRLASTGAIRRFLAQNPSEFDPRKYLKETIKEMKAICVARYEAFGTAGNASKIKPVSLDAMFADYEAGKLDPKVR, from the coding sequence ATGGCTCTTATCAGCATGCGTCAAATGCTGGATCACGCCGCAGAATTTGGTTACGGCGTCCCGGCGTTTAACGTTAACAATCTTGAGCAGACCCGCGCCATTATGGAAGCGGCTCGTGAAACCAACAGCCCGGTTATCATGCAGGCCTCTGCAGGCGCCCGCAAATATGCTGGCGCGCCGTTCCTGCGTCACATGATTCTGGCGGCCATCGAAGAATTCCCGGAAATCCCGGTGGTGATGCATCAGGATCACGGTACCAGCCCGGCAGTGTGTCAGCGTTCTATTCAACTGGGTTTCAGCTCGGTCATGATGGACGGCTCACTGCGCGAAGACGGCAAAACGCCATCGGATTACGACTACAACGTCGACGTAACGCGCACGGTTGTCGACATGGCCCACGCTTGCGGCGTGTCGGTGGAAGGTGAGCTGGGTTGCCTGGGCTCGCTGGAAACCGGGCAGGCAGGTGAGGAAGACGGTGTGGGTGCCGAGGGTACGCTGTCTCACGACCAGATGCTGACTGACCCGGAAGAAGCTGCGGACTTTGTGGCGAAGACCGGTGTTGATGCCCTGGCCATTGCCTGTGGTACCAGCCACGGCGCTTACAAATTTACCCGCCCGCCCACGGGCGATATTCTCGCGATTGACCGCATCAAGGCGATTCACGCCCGCATTCCCGACACCCATCTGGTAATGCACGGCAGCTCCAGCGTGCCTCAGGACTGGTTGGCAATCATCAACGAGTTTGGTGGTGAAATCCCGGAAACCTACGGTGTGCCGGTTGAGCAGATTGTGGAAGGTATCAAATACGGCGTGCGCAAGGTGAATATCGATACCGACCTGCGTCTGGCGTCTACCGGTGCAATTCGTCGTTTCCTTGCGCAGAACCCCAGCGAGTTCGACCCGCGCAAATATCTGAAAGAAACCATCAAGGAAATGAAGGCAATTTGTGTGGCGCGCTACGAGGCCTTTGGCACCGCAGGCAATGCCTCCAAGATCAAGCCAGTGAGCCTGGATGCGATGTTCGCGGATTACGAGGCCGGCAAGCTGGACCCCAAAGTCCGCTGA
- a CDS encoding alpha/beta hydrolase produces MFWPDNVDQQHLPELSPLGLDATLDSQPWLREYCAYYDIDFEQHYPGLEHFIGYFTAEGERIATQVFRLPNATRTAWVYHGYYDHVGLFNNVINYCLKHGLSVVAFDLPGHGLSSGERAAIDSFFRYRSVLRNAFEAVGEFGLPARKVAIAQSTGCAIVGSHLLDGGSEDFENVVLLAPLVRPCDFSWGRPLHAVLKYFMHSIPRRFADNSDDQAFLEFLRERDPLQPRILPLSWVGALKDWLRWFVDQPACDTPVLILQGDADATVDWRYNLPVLRGKYRQLHEVMIAGARHHLVKEGEQYRAQLWQAMDDFLQLGEAASSLKTPA; encoded by the coding sequence ATGTTCTGGCCGGATAATGTCGATCAACAGCACTTGCCGGAGCTGTCGCCGCTGGGACTGGACGCGACGCTGGACAGTCAGCCTTGGCTCCGTGAGTACTGCGCCTACTACGACATTGATTTCGAGCAACACTACCCCGGTCTCGAACATTTTATCGGTTATTTCACCGCCGAAGGCGAGCGCATTGCCACGCAGGTGTTTCGCTTGCCGAATGCGACGCGCACTGCCTGGGTGTATCACGGTTACTACGATCACGTGGGCCTGTTCAATAACGTCATCAATTACTGCTTAAAGCATGGTCTATCGGTTGTGGCGTTTGACCTGCCGGGCCACGGCCTGTCCTCAGGAGAGCGCGCAGCCATCGACAGCTTTTTTCGCTACCGCAGTGTATTGCGCAATGCCTTCGAGGCGGTTGGCGAGTTCGGCCTGCCAGCGCGTAAAGTGGCTATCGCTCAAAGTACCGGCTGCGCCATTGTCGGCTCCCATTTGCTGGATGGTGGGAGTGAGGACTTCGAGAACGTCGTGCTGCTGGCGCCACTGGTTCGGCCCTGTGATTTCTCCTGGGGGCGACCGCTGCATGCGGTGCTGAAATACTTTATGCACAGCATTCCACGGCGCTTTGCTGACAACTCTGATGATCAGGCTTTTCTCGAGTTTCTGCGTGAGCGAGACCCGCTGCAGCCGCGTATTTTGCCGTTGAGCTGGGTGGGCGCGCTGAAAGACTGGCTGCGCTGGTTTGTCGATCAGCCGGCTTGTGATACCCCGGTATTGATTCTTCAGGGGGATGCCGATGCAACGGTCGACTGGCGTTATAACCTGCCAGTGCTGCGTGGCAAGTACCGCCAGCTTCACGAGGTGATGATTGCCGGGGCGCGCCATCATCTGGTCAAAGAGGGGGAGCAGTATCGGGCACAGCTCTGGCAGGCGATGGATGATTTTCTGCAACTGGGTGAGGCCGCATCAAGCCTGAAAACGCCCGCATAA
- a CDS encoding YceI family protein, with translation MIRAFALTLSLLLGLSGQLHATEYKIDTAGAHAFIQFKIKHLGYSWLYGRFDEFSGRFNYDADKPEASSVNVEINTASLNSNHAERDKHLRGKDFLNVDKYPKATFVSTSFTPKGDGKAELKGKLTLHGVTKEISIDVTEIGGGKDPWGGYRQGFHGTTEFALKDFGIDYDLGPASRTVQLILDVEGIAQSMM, from the coding sequence ATGATCAGAGCATTTGCCCTTACCCTGAGCCTGTTACTGGGCTTGAGTGGTCAGCTCCACGCCACCGAGTACAAAATCGACACTGCCGGCGCTCACGCCTTCATCCAGTTCAAAATCAAACACCTTGGCTATAGCTGGCTATACGGTCGCTTCGACGAATTTAGCGGTCGTTTCAATTACGATGCTGACAAACCGGAAGCGTCCAGCGTCAACGTGGAAATTAACACCGCCAGCCTGAACAGCAATCACGCTGAACGTGACAAGCACCTGCGTGGCAAGGACTTCCTGAACGTAGACAAGTACCCCAAAGCCACGTTTGTCAGCACCAGCTTTACTCCCAAAGGTGACGGCAAAGCGGAGCTAAAAGGCAAGCTGACCCTGCATGGTGTGACGAAAGAAATCAGCATTGATGTCACCGAAATTGGCGGCGGCAAAGATCCCTGGGGTGGCTACCGTCAAGGCTTCCACGGCACCACTGAGTTTGCACTGAAGGACTTTGGTATCGACTACGACCTGGGACCGGCTTCGCGCACCGTGCAGCTGATCCTCGACGTGGAAGGTATCGCCCAAAGCATGATGTAA
- a CDS encoding cytochrome b: MPMKNTHDRYGWLSVALHWSMALAVFGMFALGVWMRDLSYYDPWYRQGPFIHKSIGILLLGLLLFRLFWRAINPRPQDAPGMKAWERITAHLTHYALYALLLALMLAGYLISTADGRAIDVFGWFSVPATLHGLENQEDIAGEIHEFLAWILIILAGVHAAAALKHHFYNRDNTLLKMLGLSRQPRRD, from the coding sequence ATGCCGATGAAAAACACCCACGACCGCTACGGTTGGCTTAGTGTTGCCCTCCACTGGTCAATGGCACTGGCGGTATTCGGCATGTTTGCCTTGGGCGTGTGGATGCGCGACCTCAGCTATTACGACCCCTGGTATCGTCAGGGGCCATTTATCCATAAGAGCATCGGCATACTCCTGCTTGGCTTGCTGCTCTTCCGTCTGTTCTGGCGCGCGATCAACCCTCGGCCACAGGATGCGCCCGGTATGAAAGCCTGGGAGCGCATCACTGCTCACCTGACACACTACGCCCTTTACGCACTGCTGCTGGCCTTGATGCTGGCCGGCTATCTGATTTCGACCGCGGATGGCCGAGCCATCGACGTCTTCGGATGGTTCAGTGTCCCGGCGACCTTGCACGGGCTGGAAAATCAGGAAGATATTGCCGGCGAAATCCACGAATTCCTTGCTTGGATACTGATTATTCTCGCTGGCGTGCACGCTGCCGCTGCACTCAAACACCATTTTTATAACCGCGATAACACCCTGCTGAAAATGCTCGGTTTATCGCGCCAGCCGCGCCGCGACTAG
- a CDS encoding LLM class flavin-dependent oxidoreductase, translating to MKIGVCLPYMKRGLNRQTFQDWCRIIDQGPFSSLSCGERVTGYSMEMRNILAFAAASTERVRIIPSLYVLPMHSAVQAAKEIATLDILSNGRVTVTVGVGGREKDYQALGAEMKGRFQRMDEQIALMKRIWRGEQIDDFDEIGPDPVQAGGPPILVGAMGPKSIQRVSKWADGLYGFAMDGDAGLINHFFSSADRAWAESGRKEKPYRMGGFWYSLADNSQQALRDYVFDYLKVFGDDEAEKVARTMRMHDPQAILDGIAAIEELGCDELQLVPASGDIAEVDRLANLLAGR from the coding sequence ATGAAAATTGGTGTTTGCCTGCCGTATATGAAACGCGGCCTGAATCGTCAGACCTTTCAGGACTGGTGTCGTATTATCGATCAAGGACCGTTCTCCAGCCTGTCCTGTGGTGAGCGCGTTACCGGCTACAGCATGGAAATGCGTAATATCCTCGCCTTTGCCGCCGCCAGCACCGAGCGGGTTCGGATTATTCCCTCTCTCTATGTGCTGCCCATGCACAGTGCGGTGCAGGCGGCCAAGGAAATTGCCACCCTGGACATTCTCTCCAATGGCCGCGTAACCGTGACAGTAGGCGTTGGCGGGCGCGAGAAAGACTATCAGGCGCTGGGGGCAGAAATGAAAGGCCGCTTCCAGCGTATGGACGAACAGATCGCCTTGATGAAACGCATCTGGCGCGGCGAACAAATCGACGACTTTGACGAAATCGGCCCCGACCCTGTGCAAGCCGGTGGCCCGCCCATTCTTGTCGGCGCCATGGGGCCGAAAAGCATTCAGCGTGTATCCAAGTGGGCAGACGGCCTCTACGGTTTTGCGATGGACGGCGATGCTGGACTCATCAATCACTTTTTCAGCAGCGCCGATCGCGCCTGGGCGGAAAGCGGCCGCAAGGAAAAACCCTACCGCATGGGCGGCTTCTGGTACTCCCTCGCCGACAACAGTCAGCAGGCACTGCGCGACTATGTGTTTGATTACCTGAAAGTGTTCGGTGATGATGAAGCAGAGAAAGTCGCACGCACCATGCGCATGCATGACCCCCAAGCTATTCTCGACGGTATTGCAGCCATTGAAGAACTGGGCTGCGACGAACTGCAGCTTGTGCCCGCCAGTGGCGACATCGCCGAAGTCGATCGGCTGGCCAATTTGCTGGCGGGACGATAA
- a CDS encoding zinc transporter ZntB codes for MSQFIIYAYLFDGEGGASVLDEKALSAWSPEQGVLWVHLDYSHPETRPWLQQFSQRSDSALDDISVSALLAEDTRPRAAAHNGGLLMALRGVNMNPNADPEDMVSIRLFADQHHIISSRKRKLLSVDDIISRFGKREGPCNSAEFVALLCDRLVSRMSGPIDEAEDQVDLLEESLLSTARVKLRSQLSDLRRQAIALRRYLAPQREALNWILSERVAWFEAEDRARVREAGDRLAQYIETLDSVRERAAVTQEELINQISEESNARMYILSIVSAVFLPLGFATGLLGINVGGIPGADNDQAFMIFIAMLVGLAALMLVYFRYKRWL; via the coding sequence ATGAGTCAGTTCATTATTTACGCCTATCTGTTCGATGGTGAGGGTGGTGCCAGCGTGTTGGATGAAAAAGCCCTGTCGGCATGGAGCCCGGAGCAGGGCGTGCTGTGGGTCCACCTTGACTACAGTCATCCCGAGACTCGCCCCTGGTTGCAGCAATTCAGTCAGCGCAGTGACAGTGCGCTGGATGATATCTCGGTGTCGGCGCTGTTGGCGGAAGATACCCGGCCTCGTGCGGCGGCGCACAATGGCGGGCTGCTGATGGCCTTGAGGGGCGTCAATATGAACCCCAATGCGGATCCCGAGGATATGGTGTCCATCCGCTTGTTTGCCGACCAACATCACATTATCAGTTCTCGCAAGCGCAAGCTGTTGTCAGTGGATGACATTATCAGTCGCTTTGGCAAGCGCGAGGGCCCCTGTAACAGCGCTGAGTTCGTCGCCTTGCTCTGTGATCGTCTGGTGTCGAGAATGTCGGGCCCTATTGATGAAGCCGAAGATCAGGTGGATTTGCTGGAAGAATCCCTGTTGAGTACGGCGCGAGTAAAGCTGCGAAGTCAGTTGAGTGACTTGCGGCGTCAGGCGATTGCGTTGCGCCGTTATCTGGCGCCGCAACGTGAGGCGCTGAACTGGATACTGAGTGAGCGGGTCGCCTGGTTTGAAGCCGAAGATCGGGCGCGGGTCAGAGAGGCCGGGGATCGGCTTGCGCAATATATTGAAACGCTCGACAGCGTGAGGGAGCGTGCGGCGGTGACGCAGGAGGAGCTGATTAACCAGATTTCGGAAGAATCCAATGCGCGTATGTATATTCTTTCGATAGTGTCTGCTGTATTCCTGCCGTTGGGTTTTGCCACGGGGTTGTTGGGCATCAACGTGGGGGGTATTCCCGGCGCGGATAATGATCAGGCGTTTATGATCTTTATTGCGATGCTGGTGGGGCTGGCGGCATTGATGCTGGTTTACTTTAGATATAAACGCTGGTTGTAG
- a CDS encoding fumarylacetoacetate hydrolase family protein yields MLYQHRFSDDRPCELPNGKIVCVGRNYAEHARELNNPIPKQPLLFIKPSTALAALDQPLAIPRDRGECHHELELALLIGQPLSEARAEETLAAIAGYGLALDLTLRELQSQLKEKGQPWERAKAFDGACPVSAFVPAAAIGDWKALRLQLQRNGALQQDGQCRDMLFPIEALLADISQSFTLLPGDIVLTGTPAGVGPLNPGDRLRCELDGLLTVETTVG; encoded by the coding sequence ATGCTCTACCAGCACCGCTTTAGCGATGACCGCCCCTGCGAATTACCCAACGGCAAAATCGTCTGTGTCGGGCGCAACTATGCCGAGCACGCAAGGGAGCTGAATAACCCAATCCCGAAGCAACCGCTGCTATTTATCAAACCCAGTACGGCTCTCGCAGCGCTTGATCAACCGCTGGCGATTCCCCGCGACCGCGGCGAATGTCATCACGAACTGGAACTGGCCTTACTGATCGGCCAACCGCTCAGTGAAGCCCGCGCGGAGGAAACGCTGGCAGCGATTGCCGGTTATGGTCTGGCTCTGGACTTAACACTGCGTGAGCTGCAATCCCAATTAAAAGAAAAAGGACAGCCCTGGGAGCGCGCCAAAGCCTTCGACGGTGCCTGCCCGGTATCCGCGTTTGTGCCAGCGGCAGCCATTGGCGATTGGAAAGCCTTGCGCCTGCAATTACAGCGCAACGGCGCATTGCAACAGGACGGGCAATGCCGAGACATGCTGTTCCCCATTGAGGCACTGCTGGCAGATATCAGCCAGAGTTTTACCTTGCTGCCCGGCGATATCGTGCTCACCGGCACTCCGGCTGGCGTCGGGCCATTAAACCCGGGCGACCGGCTACGCTGCGAACTCGATGGCCTGCTGACCGTGGAAACCACTGTCGGATAA
- a CDS encoding FAD-binding oxidoreductase, producing the protein MSSAPAHPHAERIITELKAIVGDDKVRLDADTLHSHGRDWTKAWEPAPMAVVFPRSTEQVQAIVQLANTEQLAVVPSGGRTGLSGGAVAANGELVVSFDYMNQISDFDPIDRTVRCQAGVITEQLQHYAEEQGLYYPVDFASAGSSQIGGNIATNAGGIKVLRWGMTRDWVAGLTVVTGSGEILHLNNGLLKNNAGYDLRQLFIGAEGTLGLICEATMQLTRQPKNLTAFVLGVENFDGIMSLFNRLQSEMDLTAFEFFSEQALQKVIEHSKLPRPFESTCPYYALLEFEKLNDETEEQAMALFEACVEEGWVLDGVMSQSLEQLKNLWRLREDISETISRWTPYKNDISTVISKVPNFLNAVEDVVNAEYPDFEIIWFGHIGDGNLHLNILKPDNLDKAVFFEQCGKVSLAVFDIVKRYGGSVSAEHGVGLLKKDYLQYSRSPEEIALMRQLKQIFDPKGLMNPGKIFD; encoded by the coding sequence ATGTCATCTGCCCCCGCTCACCCCCACGCAGAGCGCATTATTACTGAGCTGAAAGCCATTGTCGGCGACGACAAGGTCCGCCTCGATGCCGACACCCTGCACAGCCATGGCCGAGACTGGACCAAGGCCTGGGAACCCGCCCCAATGGCCGTGGTGTTTCCGCGCAGCACCGAGCAAGTTCAAGCCATTGTCCAACTCGCCAACACCGAACAGTTGGCAGTGGTACCCAGCGGTGGCCGCACCGGTCTCAGTGGCGGCGCCGTCGCGGCCAACGGTGAGCTGGTGGTGTCGTTTGACTATATGAATCAGATCAGCGATTTCGATCCCATTGACCGCACCGTGCGCTGCCAGGCAGGCGTGATTACCGAGCAACTGCAACACTATGCTGAGGAACAGGGACTGTACTACCCCGTCGACTTTGCCTCTGCAGGCTCCTCACAGATTGGCGGCAACATCGCCACCAATGCCGGAGGCATCAAAGTCTTGCGCTGGGGAATGACCCGCGACTGGGTCGCCGGACTGACCGTAGTCACCGGCAGTGGCGAGATTCTGCACCTCAATAACGGCCTGCTGAAAAACAATGCCGGCTATGATCTCCGCCAGTTGTTTATTGGTGCCGAGGGCACGCTGGGCTTGATTTGCGAAGCGACCATGCAGCTGACCCGACAGCCAAAAAACCTCACCGCGTTTGTACTGGGCGTGGAAAACTTCGACGGTATCATGAGTCTGTTCAACCGCCTTCAGTCGGAAATGGACCTGACGGCCTTTGAATTTTTCTCAGAGCAGGCCCTGCAAAAAGTTATCGAGCACAGCAAGCTGCCTCGCCCCTTCGAATCAACATGCCCTTACTATGCCCTGCTGGAGTTTGAAAAACTTAACGATGAAACCGAAGAACAGGCCATGGCCCTGTTTGAAGCCTGCGTGGAAGAGGGTTGGGTACTCGACGGCGTCATGAGCCAAAGTCTTGAACAGCTGAAAAACCTGTGGCGCCTGCGCGAGGATATTTCCGAAACCATTTCTCGCTGGACGCCTTATAAGAATGATATTTCGACGGTTATCTCCAAGGTCCCGAACTTCCTCAATGCCGTGGAGGACGTCGTTAATGCGGAATACCCGGATTTTGAAATTATTTGGTTTGGCCATATCGGCGACGGCAACCTGCACCTGAACATTCTAAAGCCGGACAATCTTGATAAAGCCGTATTCTTCGAACAGTGCGGCAAAGTCAGCCTCGCGGTATTCGATATTGTCAAACGCTATGGCGGCAGCGTATCGGCAGAACACGGCGTTGGCCTGCTTAAAAAAGATTACTTGCAGTACTCCCGAAGCCCCGAAGAAATTGCTTTGATGCGACAACTGAAACAGATCTTCGACCCCAAGGGCTTGATGAACCCCGGCAAAATATTCGACTGA
- the serA gene encoding phosphoglycerate dehydrogenase, whose amino-acid sequence MAKTSLDKAKIKFLLLEGVHQSAVDALQAAGYSNIDYYQKALPDDELKQKIADAHFVGIRSRTQLTDDVFDAAKKLIAVGCFCIGTNQVNLQAATERGIAVFNAPFSNTRSVAELVIAEAILLLRGIAEKNAAAHRGEWMKSAVGSYEIRGKRLGIIGYGSIGMQLSVIAESLGMEVCFTDVVNKLPLGNAVQVSLGELLATSDIVSLHVPETASTQDMIGAGELAQMKPGSILINASRGTVVDIDALANALSDAHLSGAAIDVFPEEPRGNNDEFISPLREFDNVFLTPHIGGSTMEAQQNIGSEVADKLVKYSDNGTTTSSVNFPEVALPAHPGKHRILHVHRNVPGILSAINQIFSDNQINISGQYLQTNDKIGYVVIDIDKASGALAQEKLSEIPDTIRCRLLF is encoded by the coding sequence ATGGCAAAAACCTCCCTCGATAAGGCAAAAATCAAATTCCTTCTGCTTGAAGGTGTTCACCAGTCCGCCGTAGACGCACTGCAGGCCGCCGGTTACAGCAACATCGACTACTATCAGAAGGCCCTTCCCGACGACGAGCTTAAGCAAAAGATTGCCGATGCCCACTTTGTGGGAATTCGCTCGCGCACGCAGCTTACTGACGACGTTTTTGATGCGGCGAAAAAGCTGATTGCCGTGGGCTGTTTCTGCATCGGTACCAACCAGGTCAATTTGCAGGCGGCGACCGAACGCGGCATTGCCGTATTCAACGCGCCGTTCTCCAATACCCGCTCTGTTGCCGAGCTGGTGATTGCCGAAGCGATCTTATTGCTGCGCGGCATTGCCGAGAAGAATGCCGCGGCTCACCGCGGCGAGTGGATGAAGAGCGCGGTCGGTTCCTATGAAATTCGTGGCAAGCGTCTGGGGATTATCGGTTACGGCTCGATCGGTATGCAGCTGTCTGTCATTGCAGAAAGCCTTGGGATGGAAGTCTGTTTCACCGATGTGGTGAACAAGCTGCCACTGGGTAATGCCGTTCAGGTCAGTCTGGGTGAGTTGCTTGCGACCTCGGATATTGTCAGCCTGCATGTGCCGGAAACCGCGTCCACGCAGGACATGATTGGCGCGGGAGAACTGGCGCAGATGAAGCCCGGCTCAATTCTGATCAATGCCTCGCGTGGCACGGTGGTGGATATTGACGCACTGGCCAACGCGCTGAGCGATGCTCACCTGTCGGGGGCGGCTATCGATGTGTTCCCGGAAGAGCCGCGTGGCAACAACGACGAATTTATTTCGCCGCTGCGCGAGTTCGACAATGTGTTCCTGACGCCCCATATCGGTGGGTCCACCATGGAAGCGCAGCAAAATATTGGTTCTGAAGTGGCGGACAAGCTGGTCAAATATTCCGACAACGGTACCACGACATCCTCGGTGAACTTCCCCGAAGTGGCGCTGCCGGCGCATCCGGGCAAGCACCGCATTCTGCATGTGCACCGCAACGTGCCGGGTATTCTCAGCGCCATCAACCAGATCTTCTCCGACAACCAGATCAATATTTCGGGGCAGTATCTGCAAACCAATGACAAGATCGGCTACGTGGTGATCGATATCGACAAGGCCTCCGGTGCGCTGGCACAGGAGAAACTGTCTGAGATCCCCGATACCATTCGCTGCCGTCTTTTGTTCTAA